In a genomic window of Acropora muricata isolate sample 2 chromosome 2, ASM3666990v1, whole genome shotgun sequence:
- the LOC136900993 gene encoding acetyl-coenzyme A synthetase 2-like, mitochondrial, with protein sequence MANPLIVRNLFPARLSALFYRRISSFFTDEYTPPKLDHVTSDWHELYKLSVKDPATFWGQLGASRLEWMKPFDNVMDVDLNLGQHRWFSGGKLNVSVNCVDQHAKADPDRCALIWEKDEPGDIERVSYRKLYEMVNRMANMLKSHGVKKGDVVCIYMPVSPLAVAAMLACARIGAPHSVVFAGFSSEALASRIVDANAETIITADQAVRGGKVSDLKTMVDKAVATSPCVKRIFVASRTGADVPMGEIDFPLEKEMTKQSTQCEPEPMDSEDILFLLYTSGSTGQPKGVVHTQAGYLLYAKLTHKYVFDYHWGDIFGCVADIGWITGHTYVVYGPLANGATTVLFESTPTYPDPGRYWEMVERLRINQFYGAPTALRLLLKSSNSFVTKYDRSSLKLLGTVGEPINAEAWHWYNDIVGEKRCVVVDTWWQTETGGILLSPRPAPDDSPVKPEYPTRPFFGVKPVLLDDKGRELVGNDVKGALCISTSIPSMSRTIYGHHQRFLDTYYNPFKGYYFTGDGALRDKDGDYRITGRMDDVINVSGKRLGTAEIEDAMDSHDAVAETAVVGFPHPIKGEGIYAYAILKDDSTISAEDLRKDLKDIVRQKIGSFAIPEVIQVVSGLPKTRSGKIMRRILRKVAQDKPDELGDVSTLADPTVVEEIVRQHMQLMREVRAKHE encoded by the exons GGCTTTCGGCGCTTTTCTACCGTCGGATATCTTCATTCTTTACAGATGAATACACCCCACCAAAACTCGATCATGTTACCTCAGACTGGCACGAACTTTACAAACTCAGTGTTAAAGATCCTGCTACGTTCTGGGGCCAACTTGGAGCCTCCAGGTTGGAGTGGATGAAGCCTTTTGACAATGTAATGGATGTGGATCTAAATTTAGGACAGCATAGGTGGTTTTCGGGTGGTAAGCTTAATGTTTCAG TTAACTGTGTGGACCAACATGCAAAAGCTGACCCAGATCGATGTGCTCTTATATGGGAAAAGGATGAACCAGGAGACATAGAGAGAGTCAGTTATAG GAAATTATATGAAATGGTAAACAGGATGGCTAACATGTTAAAAAGTCATGGTGTCAAGAAGGGAGATGTAGTTTGTATTTATATGCCAGTTAGTCCTCTTGCAGTAGCAGCCATGTTAGCTTGTGCTAGAATTGGAGCTCCTCATAG tGTTGTATTTGCTGGATTTAGTTCAGAAGCACTTGCCAGTAGAATTGTTGACG CAAATGCTGAGACTATTATTACAGCAGACCAAGCAGTGCGTGGCGGAAAAGTCagtgatcttaaaacaatggtGGACAAGGCAGTGGCCACAAGTCCATGTGTAAAAAGAATATTTGTGGCCAGTCGCACAGGTGCAGATGTGCCGATGGGAGAGATTGACTTTCCTCTTGAAAAG GAGATGACTAAACAATCCACACAATGTGAGCCAGAGCCAATGGACAGTGAAGATATCTTGTTTTTGCTGTACACATCTGGGAGCACAGGGCAACCAAAGGGAGTGGTACATACACAGGCAGGGTATCTTCTGTATGCCAAGCTCACGCATAAG TATGTGTTTGACTATCATTGGGGCGATATCTTTGGCTGTGTGGCTGATATTGGCTGGATCACAGGTCATACATATGTTGTGTATGGCCCATTAGCAAATGGTGCCACCACAGTCTTGTTTGAAAGTACCCCAACATATCCAGACCCAGGCCGATACTGGGAAATGGTTGAGAGGCTGAGAATAAACCAATTCTATGGAGCTCCAACTGCACTAAGGTTGCTTCTCAAATCAAGCAACTCTTTTGTCACAAAGTATGACCGATCATCTCTAAAGCTTCTGGGAACAG tgGGTGAACCAATCAACGCAGAGGCATGGCATTGGTACAATGACATTGTTGGAGAGAAGAGATGTGTTGTTGTGGACACGTGGTGGCAGACAG AGACTGGTGGTATTCTTTTGTCTCCAAGACCAGCCCCTGATGATTCTCCTGTCAAACCTGAGTACCCTACAAGGCCTTTCTTTGGTGTGAAACCTGTTTTATTGGATGACAAG gGCCGAGAACTGGTAGGCAATGATGTCAAAGGTGCTCTTTGCATCAGCACATCCATTCCCAGCATGTCACGCACCATTTATGGTCATCATCAACGTTTCCTTGACACCTACTACAATCCTTTTAAAG GTTACTATTTCACTGGTGAcggagcattgcgtgacaagGATGGCGACTACAGGATTACAGGAAGGATGGATGACGTCATCAATGTTAGTGGCAAGAGACTGGGGACAGCGGAAATCGAAGATGCTATG GATAGTCACGATGCAGTTGCCGAGACAGCAGTGGTGGGATTTCCACACCCAATCAAAGGCGAAG GTATATATGCTTATGCGATATTAAAAGATGACTCCACAATAAGCGCAGAGGACTTAAGGAAAGATCTCAAGGACATTGTGCGACAAAAGATAGGCTCTTTTGCAATACCGGAAGTGATCCAG GTCGTGTCAGGGCTTCCCAAAACACGCTCAGGGAAAATTATGCGGCGAATTTTGAGAAAAGTAGCTCAAGACAAACCGGACGAGTTAGGTGACGTGTCAACCTTGGCAGATCCTACTGTTGTGGAGGAGATTGTACGACAACATATGCAGCTAATGCGAGAAGTTAGAGCCAAACACGAATAG